Proteins encoded by one window of Pseudomonas sp. PSKL.D1:
- a CDS encoding sigma-70 family RNA polymerase sigma factor has protein sequence MEHYYRELVSFLCARLGSRQAAEDVAHDAYLRVLERTDLQQIEHPRAFLYRTALNLVVDRHRRHLVRQTEPLEVLEQDERWHSSAFPQDMQLDQRLALMQKALDELSLPCRESFLLRKLDGLSHQQIAERLGISRSLVEKHIVNAMKHCRVRMRQWES, from the coding sequence GTGGAACACTACTATCGCGAATTGGTGAGCTTCCTCTGCGCGCGCCTTGGCAGTCGCCAGGCGGCGGAAGATGTTGCCCACGATGCCTACCTGCGCGTGCTGGAGCGCACCGATCTTCAACAGATCGAGCATCCTCGGGCCTTCCTCTATCGCACTGCGCTCAACCTGGTGGTCGACCGCCATCGGCGGCATTTGGTCCGACAGACCGAACCGTTGGAAGTACTTGAACAGGACGAGCGTTGGCATAGCTCCGCGTTTCCCCAGGACATGCAACTGGACCAGCGCCTGGCCCTCATGCAGAAAGCGTTGGATGAATTGAGCCTGCCTTGTCGGGAAAGCTTCCTGCTGCGCAAGCTTGATGGCCTGTCGCATCAACAGATCGCTGAGCGCCTGGGTATCTCCCGTAGCCTGGTGGAAAAGCACATCGTCAATGCGATGAAGCACTGCCGGGTGCGGATGCGGCAGTGGGAGTCCTGA
- a CDS encoding type II toxin-antitoxin system MqsA family antitoxin, whose product MRCPACGGAELAPDVQGMPYSYKGVATVITGVSGDYCSACGECVLGHDEAMRVSTLMTAFERQVNATVVDPSFIVSIRRKFDLDQREAGEIFGGGVNAFSRYENGKTTPPVALIKLFKLLDRHPELFEEVRTA is encoded by the coding sequence ATGAGATGTCCAGCATGCGGCGGTGCGGAGCTTGCACCTGATGTTCAGGGTATGCCCTATAGTTACAAAGGCGTGGCGACCGTAATCACAGGCGTTAGTGGCGATTACTGTTCCGCCTGTGGAGAATGTGTTCTTGGCCACGATGAAGCCATGCGTGTCAGTACTCTGATGACGGCGTTCGAGCGCCAAGTGAACGCAACGGTTGTGGACCCTTCGTTCATTGTTTCCATACGCCGGAAATTCGACCTCGACCAGCGTGAGGCGGGGGAGATCTTTGGTGGTGGGGTCAATGCATTCTCTCGCTATGAAAACGGCAAGACCACACCCCCAGTGGCGCTGATCAAGTTGTTCAAACTGCTCGATCGCCACCCGGAATTGTTCGAGGAAGTGCGTACCGCCTGA
- a CDS encoding electron transfer flavoprotein-ubiquinone oxidoreductase gives MSRREPVEREYMEFDVVIVGAGPAGLSAACRLKQKAAEAGSEISVCVVEKGSEVGAHILSGAVFEPRALNELFPDWKELGAPLNTEVKRDDIYVLKDAGSATKVPDLFVPKTMHNEGNYIISLGNLCRWLAQQAENLGVEVYPGFAAQEALFDENGVVRGIVTGDMGVDREGNPKDGMYTPGMELRGKYTLFAEGCRGHIGKQLIKRFNLDSDSDVQHYGIGLKEIWEIDPAKHEQGLVVHTAGWPLDVVKADNTGGSFLYHLENNQVVVGLIVDLSYANPYLSPFDEFQRLKHHPVMAQYLEGGKRISYGARAICKGGLNSLPKMVFNGGALIGCDLGTLNFSKIKGSHTAMKSGMLAAEAVADALIAGSEGGDALNTYVEAFKASWLHEELFASRNFGPALHKFGPLLGGAFNYVDQNWFGGKLPFTLHDTKPDYACLKLAADSQKIEYPKPDGKLSFDKLSSVFLSSTNHEEEQPCHLKLTDPNVPIASNLPLYDEPAQRYCPAGVYEVVTQEDGNKRFQINAQNCVHCKTCDIKDPAQNITWITPEGAGGPNYPNM, from the coding sequence ATGAGTAGGAGAGAACCAGTGGAACGCGAATACATGGAATTCGACGTGGTCATCGTCGGCGCCGGCCCGGCGGGCCTGTCCGCCGCCTGCCGCCTGAAGCAGAAGGCCGCCGAAGCCGGTAGCGAGATCAGCGTCTGCGTGGTGGAAAAAGGCTCCGAAGTCGGTGCTCACATCCTCTCCGGCGCGGTGTTCGAGCCCCGCGCGCTGAACGAACTGTTCCCTGACTGGAAAGAGCTCGGCGCGCCGCTGAACACCGAAGTGAAGCGCGACGACATTTACGTGCTCAAGGATGCCGGCAGCGCCACCAAGGTGCCTGACCTGTTCGTGCCCAAGACCATGCACAACGAAGGCAACTACATCATCTCCCTGGGCAACCTGTGCCGCTGGCTGGCCCAGCAGGCCGAGAACCTGGGCGTTGAGGTCTACCCGGGCTTCGCCGCCCAGGAGGCGCTGTTCGACGAAAACGGCGTGGTGCGCGGCATCGTCACCGGTGACATGGGCGTGGACCGTGAAGGCAACCCCAAAGACGGCATGTACACCCCGGGCATGGAGCTGCGTGGCAAATACACCCTGTTCGCCGAAGGCTGCCGTGGCCATATCGGCAAGCAGTTGATCAAACGCTTCAACCTGGACAGCGATTCCGATGTGCAGCACTACGGCATCGGCCTGAAGGAAATCTGGGAAATCGACCCGGCCAAGCATGAACAAGGCCTGGTGGTACACACCGCCGGCTGGCCGCTGGATGTGGTAAAAGCCGACAACACCGGTGGCTCGTTCCTTTATCACTTGGAAAACAACCAGGTCGTGGTCGGCCTGATCGTCGATTTGTCCTACGCCAACCCGTACCTGTCGCCGTTCGACGAGTTCCAGCGCCTGAAGCACCACCCGGTGATGGCCCAGTACCTCGAAGGCGGCAAGCGCATCAGCTACGGCGCCCGCGCCATCTGCAAAGGCGGCCTGAACTCGCTGCCCAAAATGGTATTCAACGGTGGCGCGTTGATCGGCTGCGACCTGGGCACCCTGAACTTCTCCAAGATCAAGGGCAGCCACACCGCGATGAAGTCCGGCATGCTCGCCGCCGAAGCGGTGGCCGATGCCCTGATTGCCGGCAGCGAGGGCGGCGACGCCCTGAACACCTACGTCGAAGCGTTCAAGGCCAGCTGGTTGCATGAAGAGCTGTTCGCCAGCCGCAACTTCGGCCCGGCCCTGCACAAGTTCGGCCCGCTGCTCGGTGGCGCCTTCAACTACGTGGACCAGAACTGGTTCGGCGGCAAACTGCCGTTCACCCTGCACGACACCAAGCCGGACTACGCCTGCCTGAAACTGGCGGCCGACTCGCAAAAAATCGAGTACCCGAAGCCGGACGGCAAGCTCAGCTTCGACAAGCTCAGCTCGGTATTCCTCTCCAGCACCAACCATGAAGAGGAACAACCTTGCCACCTGAAGCTGACCGACCCGAACGTGCCGATCGCCAGCAACCTGCCGCTGTACGACGAGCCCGCCCAGCGTTACTGCCCGGCTGGCGTGTATGAAGTGGTCACTCAGGAAGACGGCAACAAACGCTTCCAGATCAACGCGCAGAACTGCGTGCACTGCAAAACCTGCGACATCAAGGACCCGGCCCAGAACATCACCTGGATTACTCCTGAAGGCGCCGGCGGGCCGAACTACCCGAACATGTAA
- a CDS encoding histidine kinase produces the protein MANKTLRILIADEHPYQRLQLERLLNGLGYYRIAPVESFDELQRLVHCALQPFNLLLGNIELASHAGVDLARFCRVSAQIQHALLYHSQHLKVPAVPQTERQAVNVSLPQVPDNEALESFMAIIDAPLVIGKLPLPPGMSSGSTPAIRHRNFAHTVFSR, from the coding sequence ATGGCGAACAAGACCCTGCGCATACTGATTGCCGACGAGCACCCGTACCAGCGCCTGCAGCTGGAACGCCTGCTCAACGGGCTGGGCTATTACCGCATTGCCCCGGTGGAAAGCTTCGATGAACTGCAGCGCCTGGTGCACTGTGCGCTTCAGCCGTTCAACCTGTTGCTTGGCAACATCGAGTTGGCCAGCCATGCCGGCGTCGACCTGGCGCGCTTTTGCCGGGTGAGCGCGCAGATCCAACACGCGCTGCTCTACCACTCCCAGCACCTGAAAGTGCCTGCGGTGCCGCAAACCGAACGCCAGGCGGTGAACGTCAGCTTGCCGCAGGTACCGGATAACGAGGCGTTGGAGTCGTTCATGGCGATCATCGATGCGCCCTTGGTCATAGGCAAACTGCCGCTGCCGCCGGGCATGTCCAGTGGCAGTACGCCAGCCATTCGCCACCGGAACTTCGCCCACACTGTTTTCAGCCGATAG
- a CDS encoding efflux transporter outer membrane subunit produces the protein MTLPSRISLLTLCLGLTACSTPHAPSSGITAPQSWQGGTSLPTVAPPSTRWWQTFASNELDQLVERARDNAHDLAAATARVRQAQAQAVIAGAPLLPEVQFGLDGSRQRLLHGPGNNALDVSKSAPTYSTFGTQLTASYELDFWGGLRSARASALHDLDASRFDRQTVELTLVSAVANSYLQGLALDEQLRIARLNLRNARDVLKLVETRQRAGSATRLELAQQRSLVAAQQRQVPLLEQQRQDNRVTLATLLGDPVQALPASRQTIATVQWPSIGSGVPSELLARRPDIAAAEARLAAANANVQVAKAALLPQVTLGATLGTGANTFARMFDSSYYTLTAGLVAPVFNNGRLRAARALAEAEQDELLENYRSSILAGFADVEKALNAIQGVERQQQWQDEEVEQARQAFDLAQQRYGAGAETLLTVLETQRTLYVAQDQQAQLRLARLQGSVALYKALGGGWQVQSR, from the coding sequence ATGACCTTGCCAAGCCGCATAAGCCTGTTGACCCTCTGCCTGGGGCTCACTGCCTGTAGTACCCCACATGCACCTTCAAGCGGTATCACCGCACCACAGAGCTGGCAGGGTGGGACTTCCTTGCCCACGGTGGCCCCACCCTCGACACGCTGGTGGCAAACCTTCGCCAGCAACGAGCTGGACCAACTGGTCGAGCGCGCACGTGACAATGCCCATGACCTCGCCGCTGCCACCGCACGGGTGCGCCAGGCACAGGCGCAAGCTGTGATTGCCGGGGCACCACTGCTGCCCGAAGTACAGTTTGGCCTGGATGGCAGTCGCCAGCGCCTGCTGCACGGGCCCGGCAACAATGCGCTGGATGTCAGCAAAAGTGCCCCCACCTACAGCACCTTCGGCACGCAACTCACCGCCAGCTACGAGCTTGATTTCTGGGGCGGGCTGCGCTCAGCACGCGCCAGCGCCCTGCACGACCTCGACGCCAGCCGTTTCGACCGCCAGACGGTGGAGCTCACCCTGGTCAGTGCCGTTGCCAACAGCTACCTGCAAGGCCTGGCTCTGGATGAACAGCTGCGTATCGCTCGCCTGAACCTGCGCAATGCCCGAGACGTGCTGAAGCTGGTCGAAACCCGCCAGCGCGCAGGTTCAGCCACGCGCCTGGAGCTTGCCCAGCAGCGCAGCCTGGTGGCTGCCCAGCAGCGTCAGGTGCCGCTGCTCGAACAGCAACGGCAGGACAACCGGGTCACCCTCGCCACCCTGCTCGGTGACCCGGTACAGGCTCTGCCCGCCAGCCGCCAGACGATCGCCACCGTGCAGTGGCCATCCATAGGCAGTGGCGTGCCCAGCGAGCTTTTGGCCCGGCGACCGGATATTGCGGCCGCCGAAGCACGCCTGGCAGCCGCCAATGCCAATGTGCAGGTGGCCAAGGCCGCATTGCTGCCCCAGGTCACGCTCGGCGCAACCCTGGGCACGGGCGCGAATACCTTTGCCCGGATGTTCGACAGTTCCTACTACACGCTCACGGCCGGCCTGGTCGCTCCCGTTTTCAACAACGGCCGGCTGCGTGCCGCGCGTGCGCTGGCCGAAGCCGAGCAGGACGAGCTGCTGGAAAACTACCGCAGCAGCATCCTGGCCGGGTTTGCCGATGTCGAAAAAGCCCTCAACGCCATCCAGGGCGTCGAGCGTCAACAGCAATGGCAAGATGAGGAGGTCGAGCAGGCTCGTCAGGCCTTCGATCTGGCCCAGCAACGTTATGGCGCAGGGGCTGAGACGCTGCTGACCGTGCTGGAGACGCAACGCACGCTATACGTGGCGCAGGATCAGCAGGCGCAGCTGCGCCTGGCCCGCCTGCAAGGCAGCGTAGCGTTGTACAAAGCACTGGGAGGGGGCTGGCAGGTGCAGTCACGTTGA
- a CDS encoding efflux RND transporter periplasmic adaptor subunit, with product MRRESPIRRRLVLGGLGLLSLGSLLAWKALPFGTLPVSTVTVTRADIESSVTALGTLQPRRYVDVGAQASGQIRKLHVEAGDPVRKGQLLVEIDPSTQQARLDAGRFSIDNLKAQLAEQRAQFQLAQQQLKRQRDLAAAGATRDEDLQAAAAQLKVTQARIEMFQAQIRQAQASLRSDEAELGYTRIYAPMDGTVVAVDAREGQTLNAQQQTPLILRIAKLSPMTVWAQVSEADIGKVKPGMTAYFTTLAGGKRRWASNVRQILPIPPKPLEQTSRGGGGPVAATSGTTGSQVVQYTVLLDVDNPDGALMADMTTQVFFVAGQASQVLSVPLSALDDRGDQRLAQVLDPDGKVRQRQVRTGLSDRLRVQVLDGLREGERLVIGASPASGG from the coding sequence ATGAGACGTGAATCCCCTATCCGCCGTCGCCTGGTACTTGGTGGCCTCGGTCTGCTCAGCCTGGGCAGCCTGCTGGCCTGGAAGGCCCTGCCTTTCGGCACGCTGCCAGTCAGTACCGTCACGGTCACCCGCGCCGACATCGAAAGCAGCGTCACCGCCCTGGGTACCCTGCAACCCCGGCGCTATGTCGACGTCGGCGCCCAGGCCTCCGGGCAGATCCGCAAGCTGCACGTGGAAGCCGGCGACCCCGTGCGCAAAGGCCAGTTACTGGTGGAGATCGACCCCTCGACCCAACAGGCCCGCCTCGACGCCGGACGCTTCTCGATTGACAATCTCAAGGCCCAGCTGGCCGAACAACGCGCCCAGTTTCAGCTCGCCCAACAGCAACTGAAACGCCAGCGCGACCTGGCCGCCGCCGGCGCCACTCGCGATGAGGACCTGCAGGCAGCCGCTGCCCAGTTGAAAGTGACCCAGGCGCGTATCGAGATGTTCCAGGCGCAGATCCGCCAGGCCCAGGCCAGCCTGCGCAGCGACGAGGCGGAACTGGGTTACACGCGCATCTATGCGCCGATGGATGGCACCGTGGTGGCGGTGGATGCCCGTGAGGGCCAAACCCTCAATGCCCAGCAACAAACGCCGCTGATCCTGCGGATCGCCAAACTGTCACCGATGACCGTATGGGCGCAGGTGTCCGAAGCCGATATCGGCAAGGTCAAGCCCGGCATGACTGCCTACTTCACCACCCTGGCCGGCGGCAAACGCCGCTGGGCCAGCAACGTGAGGCAGATCCTGCCCATCCCGCCCAAACCCCTCGAACAAACCAGCCGCGGTGGCGGCGGCCCGGTCGCCGCCACCAGCGGCACCACCGGTAGCCAGGTGGTGCAGTACACCGTGCTGCTCGACGTCGACAATCCGGATGGCGCACTGATGGCCGACATGACCACCCAGGTGTTCTTCGTCGCCGGCCAGGCCAGCCAGGTGCTCAGCGTGCCGCTGTCGGCGCTGGATGACCGCGGTGACCAGCGCCTGGCCCAGGTACTCGACCCGGACGGCAAGGTCCGCCAACGCCAGGTGCGTACCGGCCTGAGCGACCGCCTGCGGGTCCAGGTACTCGACGGCCTGCGCGAGGGCGAGCGCCTGGTGATTGGCGCCAGCCCCGCCAGTGGAGGATGA
- a CDS encoding MFS transporter, with amino-acid sequence MTAIDTARAPRFSRSDHRTLGLAALGGALEIYDFIIFVFFALTLSQLFFPPEMPEWLRLLQSFGIFVTGYLARPLGGILMAHFADHLGRKRVFSLSILMMALPCLLIGVMPTYADIGYAAPLILLALRILQGAAVGGEVPSAWTFVAEHAPAGRRGYALGFLQAGLTFGYLLGALTATLLAQVFTAQEILDYAWRYPFLLGGVFGVIGVWLRRWLSETPVFLALRERQEQPVAFPLRRVLGEHRQALIPAALLTCVLTSAVVVLVVITPTVMQQRFGMTAGHTFALSSVGIVFLNIGCVLAGLLVDRLGAWRALMIYSVLLPLGIGALYASLVGQWGATWLAYAVAGLCCGVVGVVPSVMVGLFPAEIRVSGISFTYNVAYALWASTTPLALIALMPWSPWVCVGFCLIMGVVGLLTALYFGRREALAFVAQPLPIMCGDK; translated from the coding sequence ATGACTGCCATCGATACCGCGCGCGCGCCGCGTTTCAGCCGCAGCGATCACCGGACCCTGGGTCTGGCGGCACTGGGCGGCGCGCTGGAGATCTACGATTTCATCATTTTCGTGTTCTTCGCCCTGACCCTGAGCCAGCTGTTCTTCCCGCCGGAAATGCCCGAGTGGCTGCGCTTGCTGCAGAGCTTCGGCATTTTCGTCACCGGTTACCTGGCGCGGCCGCTGGGGGGCATCCTGATGGCCCACTTTGCCGACCACCTGGGGCGCAAGCGGGTGTTCAGCCTGAGCATCCTGATGATGGCGCTGCCGTGCCTGTTGATCGGGGTGATGCCTACCTATGCCGACATCGGCTACGCGGCGCCGCTGATCCTGCTTGCCCTGCGCATACTGCAAGGGGCGGCAGTGGGAGGTGAAGTGCCGAGTGCCTGGACCTTCGTGGCCGAGCATGCACCGGCCGGGCGCCGTGGTTATGCGCTGGGTTTCTTGCAGGCGGGGCTGACCTTTGGCTACTTGCTCGGGGCACTGACGGCGACGCTGCTGGCGCAGGTGTTCACTGCGCAGGAAATCCTCGATTACGCCTGGCGCTACCCGTTCCTGCTGGGCGGGGTGTTTGGCGTGATTGGTGTATGGCTGCGCCGCTGGCTCAGCGAAACCCCGGTATTTTTGGCCTTGCGCGAGCGCCAGGAACAACCGGTGGCGTTCCCGTTGCGGCGGGTGCTGGGTGAGCACCGTCAGGCGCTGATCCCGGCCGCATTGCTGACCTGCGTGCTGACCTCGGCAGTGGTGGTGCTGGTGGTGATCACCCCGACCGTGATGCAGCAACGCTTTGGCATGACGGCGGGGCATACCTTTGCCTTGAGCAGCGTGGGCATCGTGTTCCTCAACATCGGCTGCGTGCTGGCCGGGCTGTTGGTCGACCGGCTGGGCGCCTGGCGTGCGCTGATGATCTACAGCGTGCTGCTGCCGCTGGGCATCGGCGCGTTGTATGCCAGCCTGGTGGGGCAGTGGGGCGCGACCTGGCTGGCATATGCCGTGGCCGGGCTGTGCTGCGGGGTGGTGGGGGTGGTGCCGTCGGTGATGGTCGGGCTGTTCCCGGCCGAAATTCGCGTGTCGGGGATTTCCTTCACCTACAACGTGGCCTATGCACTGTGGGCCAGTACCACGCCGCTGGCGCTGATTGCGCTGATGCCGTGGAGCCCGTGGGTGTGTGTCGGGTTTTGTCTGATCATGGGTGTGGTGGGGTTGCTGACGGCCCTGTACTTCGGGCGTCGTGAGGCGTTGGCGTTTGTGGCGCAGCCGTTGCCGATCATGTGTGGTGACAAATGA
- a CDS encoding MacB family efflux pump subunit yields MTTPLIELLDIRKSYGGQDTPKVDVLRGISLSIHPGEFVAIVGASGSGKSTLMNILGCLDRPTSGSYRFAGKDVAELGSDELAWLRREAFGFVFQGYHLIPSGSAQENVEMPAIYAGTPASDRHARAAALLGRLGLASRSGNRPHQLSGGQQQRVSIARALMNGGHIILADEPTGALDSHSGREVMALLDELASQGHVIILITHDREVAARAHRVIAIRDGLKTSDSASAQGTGDTRQGLQADELRQRLDRGANLRGAWKGELLEALQAAWRVMWINRFRTALTLLGIVIGVASVVVMLAVGEGSKRQVMAQMAAFGSNILYLNGKAATLGEPAGTITLDDVAAIGELPQVSRIMPVIGEKLMVRQNNNSQMFYVGGNNTWFEEIFNWPVVEGAFFSEADEASAAAVAVIGQKVREKMLGDHANPIGQYLLIGNVPFQVVGVLAGKGASSGDQDSDGRIVVPYSAAAIRLFGHRDPDYITVAARDSTQVNDTEKAIDRLLRQRHQGRHDFELTNDAALIQAEARTQNSLSLMLGAIAAISLLVGGIGVMNIMLMTVRERTREIGIRMATGARQRDILRQFLSEAVMLSMVGGLSGIALALGIGGGLMLAGIAVAFALPAILGAFACAVVTGIVFGFMPARKAARLDPVKALTSE; encoded by the coding sequence ATGACTACGCCCCTGATTGAACTGCTCGACATCCGCAAATCATACGGCGGCCAGGACACGCCCAAGGTGGACGTGCTGCGAGGCATCAGCCTGAGCATCCACCCTGGCGAATTCGTCGCCATCGTCGGCGCCTCTGGCTCCGGCAAATCGACGCTGATGAACATCCTCGGCTGCCTCGACCGGCCGACTTCCGGCAGCTATCGCTTTGCCGGCAAGGACGTGGCCGAGCTGGGCAGCGACGAGTTGGCCTGGCTGCGCCGCGAAGCGTTCGGCTTCGTCTTTCAGGGCTACCACCTGATACCTTCCGGGTCAGCCCAGGAAAACGTCGAAATGCCAGCCATCTACGCCGGCACACCCGCCAGCGATCGCCATGCCCGCGCTGCCGCCCTGCTGGGGCGCCTGGGCCTGGCAAGCCGCAGCGGCAACCGCCCGCACCAACTGTCCGGCGGCCAGCAGCAACGGGTATCGATCGCCCGTGCATTGATGAACGGCGGCCATATCATCCTCGCCGACGAACCTACCGGCGCCCTCGACAGCCACAGTGGCAGGGAAGTGATGGCCCTGCTGGACGAACTGGCCAGCCAAGGCCACGTGATCATCCTGATCACCCACGACCGCGAAGTGGCGGCCCGTGCGCACCGGGTCATCGCGATCCGCGATGGCCTCAAGACCAGCGACTCTGCCAGCGCTCAGGGCACCGGCGACACCCGCCAGGGGCTGCAGGCCGATGAACTGCGCCAGCGCCTGGACCGCGGCGCAAACCTGCGCGGCGCCTGGAAAGGCGAGCTGCTCGAAGCCCTTCAGGCCGCGTGGCGGGTGATGTGGATCAACCGTTTCCGCACTGCCCTGACCTTGCTTGGCATCGTCATCGGCGTCGCTTCGGTGGTGGTCATGCTGGCCGTCGGCGAAGGCAGCAAACGCCAGGTCATGGCGCAGATGGCCGCCTTCGGCTCGAACATTCTCTACCTCAACGGCAAGGCGGCGACGCTGGGCGAACCGGCGGGCACCATCACCCTCGACGACGTAGCGGCTATCGGCGAACTGCCGCAGGTCAGCCGCATCATGCCGGTGATCGGGGAAAAGCTGATGGTGCGCCAGAACAACAACAGTCAGATGTTCTACGTAGGTGGCAACAACACCTGGTTCGAGGAAATCTTCAACTGGCCAGTCGTCGAAGGCGCCTTCTTCAGCGAGGCCGACGAAGCCAGCGCCGCGGCGGTGGCGGTCATCGGCCAGAAAGTACGGGAAAAAATGCTCGGTGACCACGCCAACCCGATCGGCCAGTACCTGCTGATCGGCAATGTACCGTTCCAGGTGGTCGGCGTGCTCGCCGGCAAGGGAGCCAGCTCTGGCGATCAGGACAGCGACGGACGCATCGTGGTGCCCTACTCTGCTGCGGCGATCCGCCTGTTCGGCCACCGCGACCCGGACTACATCACCGTCGCCGCACGCGACTCGACACAGGTCAACGACACCGAAAAGGCCATCGACCGCTTGCTGCGCCAACGCCACCAAGGCCGCCACGACTTTGAGCTGACCAACGATGCGGCGCTGATCCAGGCCGAGGCGCGCACGCAGAACAGCCTGTCGCTGATGCTCGGTGCGATTGCCGCCATTTCGCTGCTGGTCGGCGGTATCGGGGTGATGAACATCATGCTCATGACCGTGCGCGAACGCACCCGCGAGATCGGCATCCGCATGGCCACGGGCGCACGCCAGCGCGACATCCTGCGCCAGTTTCTCAGCGAGGCAGTGATGCTGTCGATGGTCGGGGGCCTCAGCGGCATCGCCCTGGCCCTGGGCATCGGTGGCGGGCTGATGCTCGCCGGCATCGCCGTGGCCTTTGCCCTGCCTGCCATTCTCGGCGCGTTTGCCTGCGCCGTCGTCACCGGCATCGTGTTCGGCTTCATGCCAGCACGCAAGGCCGCCCGACTCGACCCGGTGAAAGCCCTTACCAGCGAATAA
- a CDS encoding type II toxin-antitoxin system MqsR family toxin, translated as MEKRMPHCPLERVKALAAEGRVGVTGTALRGARTLGMDFPGILEVVARLERTDFFKSMTSHIDHRVWQDVYRRLTATGYVYLKVSVIDEVLIVSFKEL; from the coding sequence ATGGAAAAGAGAATGCCTCATTGCCCGCTGGAGCGGGTGAAAGCCTTGGCTGCCGAAGGGCGCGTTGGCGTTACGGGTACTGCATTGAGAGGCGCCAGGACGCTGGGAATGGATTTTCCCGGCATCCTTGAAGTGGTTGCCCGCCTGGAACGCACTGATTTCTTCAAGAGCATGACCAGCCATATCGATCACCGGGTTTGGCAGGACGTGTATCGCCGGCTTACGGCAACCGGGTACGTTTATCTGAAAGTTTCCGTGATAGACGAGGTACTCATCGTGTCTTTCAAGGAGTTGTAG